One Oryza glaberrima chromosome 10, OglaRS2, whole genome shotgun sequence DNA segment encodes these proteins:
- the LOC127752577 gene encoding cinnamoyl-CoA reductase-like SNL6 yields the protein MRMRESNEEEKKSVCVMDASGPLGHALVARLLRRGYTVHAATYPHHHHHPEEEYQQHPRLKLFRADPLDYHAIADAVHGCSGLFAIFNTPSSSQSQSHSCFLDEEEGMVEAEVRAAHNILEACAQTDTMERVVFNSSVTAVVWRPQPEEDDDAALQLDENTWSDLTFCRRFKLWHALAKTLSERTAWALAMDRGVDMVAINAGLLTGPGLTAGHPYLKGAPDMYDHGVLVTVDVDFLADAHIAAYECPTAYGRYLCFNNAICRPEDAAKLAQMLISAAAAPRPPAPPSDELKVIPQRIHTKKLNKLMLDFTSGVYGDIN from the exons ATGAGGATGAGGGAGAgcaacgaggaggagaagaagagcgtGTGCGTGATGGACGCGTCCGGCCCGCTCGGCCACGCCCTCGTCGCCCGTCTCCTCCGCCGAGGCTACACCGTCCACGCCGCCACctacccccaccaccaccaccatccagaAGAAGAGTACCAGCAGCACCCCCGCCTGAAGCTGTTCCGCGCCGACCCCTTGGACTACCACGCCATCGCCGACGCCGTCCATGGCTGCTCCGGCCTCTTCGCCATCTTCAACACCCCTTCCTCCTCGCAATCGCAATCGCACTCCTGCTTCCTA gatgaggaggagggtatggtggaggcggaggtgcgAGCGGCGCACAACATTCTGGAGGCGTGCGCGCAGACGGACACCATGGAGAGGGTGGTCTTCAACTcctccgtcaccgccgtcgtGTGGAGGCCTCAgccggaggaggacgatgacgcTGCCTTGCAATTGGACGAGAACACCTGGAGCGACCTCACCTTCTGCAGAAGATTCAAG CTGTGGCACGCTCTGGCCAAGACGCTATCGGAGAGGACGGCGTGGGCCCTGGCAATGGACAGAGGAGTAGACATGGTGGCCATCAACGCCGGCCTGCTCACCGGCCCCGGCCTCACCGCCGGCCACCCTTACCTCAAGGGTGCACCCGACATGTACGACCACGGCGTCCTCGTCACCGTCGACGTCGACTTCCTCGCCGACGCCCACATCGCCGCCTACGAGTGCCCCACCGCCTACGGCCGCTACCTCTGCTTCAACAACGCCATCTGCCGCCCGGAGGACGCCGCCAAGCTCGCCCAGATgctcatctccgccgccgccgcgccgcgaccCCCTGCGCCGCCGAG TGATGAGCTCAAGGTGATCCCACAGAGGATCCACACAAAGAAGCTCAACAAACTCATGCTGGACTTCACCAGTGGCGTATACGGGgacataaattaa
- the LOC127752576 gene encoding uncharacterized protein LOC127752576 translates to MWVEILCGLLAYKIIRRVFFADSDDPAHLADLDSAHSDLCFALASRLEKLYSARCFVGLRIPDPDAGERQHVDLVLLTNREVMVVAIHNISGFVEVDKDGNWTCPSDKKNKHGVIPNPVLQVNRLAANLQSYLEKRGAKLPDGHITGKVVLPNPNCRPSYAITLQPEVILYDQWKDLKADSKGGLSTWIKGAFSGSKGDMQDSLLQNLHSILSTSPMWDRLELKGDRNILGEFIEFKGRHDDIQALKCLKRSKVCRFIVQKSTLFGGFGRSRVQILYSPRDYRAEGTSSSEWKEISVKQYTEILFQPLHSKKVKKFKLSSVASVTLSA, encoded by the exons atgTGGGTGGAGATTCTGTGCGGGCTGTTGGCGTACAAGATCATCCGCCGCGTCTTCTTCGCCGACTCCGACGACCCCGCGCACCTCGCCGACCTCGATTCCGCCCACTCCGACCTCTGCTTCGCCCTCGCCTCCAG GCTCGAGAAGCTCTACTCCGCCCGCTGCTTCGTCGGCCTCCGCATCCCCGaccccgacgccggcgagcgccaGCATGTCGACCTCGTCCTCCTTACCAACAG GGAGGTCATGGTAGTGGCTATCCacaacatttctggttttgttgaGGTCGATAAGGATGGCAACTGGACTTGCCCCAGTGATAAGAAGAACAAGCATGGTGTTATCCCAAACCCG GTACTGCAAGTCAATAGACTGGCTGCCAATCTTCAATCGTACTTGGAGAAGAGGGGAGCAAAACTGCCTGATGGTCATATAACTGGAAAGGTTGTACTGCCAAATCCCAACTGCAG GCCTTCCTATGCCATCACTCTTCAACCAGAAGTTATCTTGTACGATCAATGGAAAGATCTTAAAGCAGATTCCAAAGGTGGACTTTCAACATGGATTAAAGGTGCATTCAGTGGAAGCAAAGGTGACATGCAAGATTCGTTACTCCAAAATCTACATTCCATTCTCAGCACGTCGCCTATGTGGGACAG GTTGGAACTCAAAGGGGACAGGAATATTCTTGGTGAATTCATTGAATTCAAAGGCAGGCACGATGATATTCAGGCCTTGAAATGTCTGAAGAGATCAAAAGTTTGCCGATTCATAGTCCAGAAATCAACTCTGTTTGGAGGTTTTG GTCGGTCAAGAGTGCAAATATTGTATTCACCACGAGATTATCGTGCTGAAGGAACTTCATCCTCTGAATGGAAAGAGATATCAGTGAAACAATATACAGAAATTCTTTTTCAGCCATTGCACTCGAAAAAAGTTAAGAAGTTCAAGCTGTCAAGTGTTGCTTCTGTGACACTGAGTGCCTAG
- the LOC127785975 gene encoding putative WEB family protein At1g65010, chloroplastic, producing MQQASKPKASSSVPRVARLQQVRPSSAASTSNNAHANANALLDKSSMDIPKPERRSFKASRATTPDRLQKARGANARPPAELLQAQLNAVQEDLKNAREHLAAIDRDKAQLLHDLSLTRRLADAAHAAQSAAEEALDLERFKSIEREQLAIDLAQTKERDWNARCHAIDLRRAELAAELGTVKDELALAVEATNTARQIADANADKAATLAAEVSRLQSELETKAEEATAIVAKLESEASGLRAELQNAEASRKEEVGRAEQLLHGLKVDIAYAKRAEADANLAAQEWKTKAESLQARLHELSSLNKSNEDSLQSLTSSFDECKSMLQHEQSQVVQLKEKVSSLEKEAREYKECFLETNRRLDVATKESHQLQATIDRLTSQHKLLNEAHQQVVTNEKTVNSQISLLSQDKIRIEQELDGARDERDKAKKAVEDLAAALREVSSEAREAKERVLAKQTELDSAQLQISELKAEMKNAQDRYQLMLDESKSEVECISKTVEKLGSEAKISNDEWASKEAGFVEMIRRSEEEMSSIKSEMSSLMVSLGAAEKQVKELRAERTRLLDKLKQSELTNSEGSSISSTGVQQTADESKSTVGLKDLVSRKEKEVLALNDEVTDLRLRETAALAKANELSKLLAEATAKKAEEEEAAKGTEKSKVLLMKLEMDKLLGSLKAAEQEANAAKDDKAQLQAKLRLLESKMTEANLTAEEEKISSLRLKETLAEKEEELLSIAREYDGLRTREAAAQAKIDELSSLVAEASTARKLAGEYSANGVAAIRSPEKQHNMFRKMICSPMDNVRDDVNSSNRRTQEDEIKHVEVETVIMKQQQQVIVKHGKEEASAMEVKTLENSKIIEDDISKHRDDDDNESSDDEEIESQGDDAAVEQMNGPLIHGPTSSFNKEQHNQHKKKKALLKKFGSLLKKKAHFTKLNSHAKLVS from the exons ATGCAGCAAGCATCCAAGCCCAA GGCTTCCTCATCGGTGCCTAGAGTTGCTAGGCTGCAGCAGGTCAGGCCATCATCAGCTGCTTCCACCTCCAACAATGCGCATGCGAATGCGAATGCGCTGCTCGACAAATCTTCCATGGACATACCCAAGCCAGAACGACGATCCTTCAAGGCATCCCGGGCCACAACTCCCGAT AGATTGCAGAAAGCGCGCGGAGCGAATGCGAGGCCGCCGGCGGAGCTGCTGCAGGCGCAGCTGAACGCGGTGCAGGAGGACCTCAAGAACGCGCGGGAACACCTGGCCGCCATCGACAGGGACAAGGCCCAACTCCTCCACGACCTCTCCCtcacccgccgcctcgccgacgccgcccacgccgctcagagcgccgccgaggaggccctCGACCTCGAGCGCTTCAAGTCCATCGAGCGTGAGCAGCTCGCCATCGACCTGGCGCAGACGAAAGAACGCGACTGGAACGCCAGGTGCCACGCCATCGACCTGCGccgcgccgagctcgccgccgagctcggcaCGGTCAAGGACGAGCTGGCACTGGCCGTCGAGGCCACGAACACGGCCAGGCAGATCGCCGACGCCAACGCCGACAAGGCGGCGACCCTGGCGGCGGAGGTGTCCCGCCTCCAGTCGGAGCTGGAGACGAAAGCAGAGGAGGCCACGGCGATCGTCGCCAAGCTGGAGTCCGAGGCCTCCGGGCTACGAGCCGAGCTCCAGAACGCAGAGGCGTCTCGGAAGGAGGAGGTGGGCAGAGCAGAGCAGCTGCTCCATGGCCTCAAGGTTGACATCGCCTACGCCAAGAGGGCAGAGGCCGATGCCAACCTCGCCGCGCAGGAGTGGAAGACCAAGGCAGAGTCGCTTCAAGCTCGCCTCCACGAACTCTCCTCTCTCAACAAATCCAACGAGGACTCGCTCCAGTCACTGACGAGCAGCTTCGACGAATGCAAATCCATGCTGCAGCACGAGCAATCCCAGGTCGTCCAGCTCAAAGAGAAGGTGTCATCCTTGGAGAAGGAAGCGCGCGAGTACAAGGAGTGCTTCTTGGAGACCAACAGGCGCCTCGACGTTGCAACCAAGGAGTCGCATCAGCTGCAGGCCACCATTGATCGCTTGACCTCTCAACATAAGCTGCTCAACGAAGCACATCAGCAGGTTGTCACCAACGAGAAGACGGTGAACTCGCAGATCAGCCTGCTGTCTCAAGACAAGATCAGGATTGAGCAGGAGCTCGATGGTGCCAGAGATGAGAGGGATAAGGCCAAGAAGGCCGTCGAAGATTTAGCGGCTGCGCTGCGCGAAGTGTCATCGGAAGCAAGAGAAGCCAAGGAACGTGTACTGGCAAAACAGACAGAGCTGGACAGTGCACAGCTTCAGATATCCGAGCTCAAGGCAGAGATGAAGAATGCACAGGACAGGTACCAGCTAATGCTTGATGAATCCAAGAGCGAGGTTGAATGCATCAGCAAGACAGTTGAGAAGCTGGGTTCAGAAGCCAAGATTTCCAACGACGAATGGGCATCGAAAGAGGCCGGGTTTGTAGAAATGATCAGGAGATCAGAAGAAGAAATGAGCTCTATCAAGTCAGAGATGAGCAGTCTAATGGTGTCACTTGGAGCTGCAGAGAAGCAAGTGAAGGAGCTCAGGGCAGAGAGAACCCGGCTGCTTGATAAACTGAAACAATCTGAACTCACCAATTCAGAAGGTAGTAGCATCTCATCTACTGGCGTTCAACAAACAGCTGATGAGTCCAAGAGCACAGTAGGCCTCAAGGACCTTGTGTCAAGAAAGGAGAAGGAAGTGCTTGCTCTGAATGATGAGGTCACTGACCTTCGTCTCAGAGAGACAGCTGCCTTGGCAAAGGCCAACGAGCTCTCAAAGCTACTAGCAGAGGCAACTGCGAAGAAAGCCGAAGAAGAAGAGGCGGCAAAAGGCACAGAGAAATCCAAGGTACTACTGATGAAGCTGGAAATGGACAAGTTGCTGGGATCACTGAAAGCAGCAGAGCAAGAAGCAAATGCTGCCAAGGATGACAAGGCTCAGCTGCAGGCCAAGCTGAGGCTGCTCGAGTCCAAGATGACCGAGGCCAACCTGACCGCCGAAGAAGAGAAAATCAGCAGCCTAAGGTTGAAGGAGACGCttgcggagaaggaggaggagctaCTGAGCATTGCACGAGAGTACGACGGCCTGCGGACGAGAGAGGCCGCTGCGCAAGCGAAGATCGATGAGCTCTCTTCACTGGTTGCAGAGGCCTCCACAGCTAGGAAGCTAGCAGGAGAGTACTCGGCTAATGGAGTGGCGGCTATCAGGAGCCCAGAGAAGCAGCACAACATGTTCCGGAAGATGATCTGCTCGCCCATGGACAATGTGCGAGATGATGTGAACAGCAGCAACAGGAGAACCCAAGAGGATGAGATTAAGCACGTCGAAGTGGAGACGGTGATcatgaagcagcagcagcaggtgatAGTGAAGCATGGAAAGGAGGAGGCTTCAGCAATGGAGGTGAAGACTCTTGAGAACAGCAAGATCATAGAAGATGACATAAGCAAGCATAGGGACGACGATGATAATGAGTCGAGCGACGATGAGGAGATCGAGTCGCAGGGAGACGATGCAGCTGTAGAGCAGATGAATGGACCGCTGATTCATGGGCCGACGTCGTCTTTCAACAAGGAGCAGCACAACCAGCATAAGAAGAAGAAGGCTTTGCTGAAGAAATTCGGGAGCCTGCTCAAGAAGAAAGCTCATTTCACCAAGTTGAACAGCCATGCCAAACTAGTATCTTAA
- the LOC127786318 gene encoding protein HAIKU1-like, whose product MDRSSSSSSNSNPHLGVNKLGRNIRKATPPPPQPQPPSRPLQPQPQVYNISKNQFRDIVQQLTAGTPSPPPPPQPQHQHHPHRPLPPQHQQPKPPSMRLQKIRPPPISTPVARPPPVHNHQIPNPNHNPAFHRPPPPQPMPMPMPGPPVWADSPVTAYMRILENSLFSATPPGAAAAAAAAAAAATGQQAPPHHPHPPPPPPVPSPGILPSPSGFLNLLSPTPRSPYPLLSPGFQHPGPLTPNFPALSPLPGTGILGPGPMAPPSPGLWFPQSPSGLLSPSGFLPILSPRWREM is encoded by the coding sequence ATGgatcgcagcagcagcagcagcagcaacagcaacccGCATCTCGGGGTCAACAAGCTCGGCCGCAACATCCGCAaggccacgccaccgccgccgcagccgcagccgccgtcaCGCCCgctgcagccgcagccgcaggtCTACAACATCAGCAAGAACCAGTTCCGCGACATAGTCCAGCAGCTCACCGCGGGGaccccctccccgcctccgccgccgcagccacagcaccagcaccacccgcaccgcccgctgccgccgcagcacCAGCAGCCCAAGCCCCCATCCATGCGCCTTCAGAAGATCCGCCCGCCTCCCATCTCCACCCCCGTCGCGCGGCCCCCTCCCGTCCACAACCACCAGATCCCCAACCCTAACCACAACCCCGCcttccaccgcccaccgccgccgcagcccatGCCCATGCCTATGCCTGGTCCCCCCGTCTGGGCTGACTCACCGGTCACCGCCTACATGCGCATCCTCGAGAACTCCCTCTTCAGCGCCACCCcgccaggcgccgccgccgctgctgccgctgccgccgctgctgctacGGGACAACAGGCCCCTCCGCACCACCCTCAtcccccacccccgccgccggtgccgtcgCCAGGGATACTCCCCTCGCCGAGCGGCTTTCTCAACCTGCTCTCGCCCACGCCCAGGTCGCCCTACCCGCTGCTATCGCCGGGCTTCCAGCACCCGGGGCCACTCACGCCCAACTTCCCCGcgctgtcgccgctgccgggCACTGGGATCCTGGGTCCAGGGCCCATGGCTCCGCCGTCTCCTGGCCTCTGGTTCCCGCAGTCGCCGTCAGGGCTGCTCTCGCCCTCCGGGTTCTTGCCAATTCTGAGCCCAAGGTGGAGAGAGATGTAG